A region of Drosophila suzukii chromosome 2L, CBGP_Dsuzu_IsoJpt1.0, whole genome shotgun sequence DNA encodes the following proteins:
- the LOC108020999 gene encoding uncharacterized protein isoform X1: MSWNKRNTSHISIYNYPEHLNPFYEDDNHKRLRFWGFSKKKNENGRHSLSIGNLQELWKSYSFRKKKSSTLGINKTSESPPTLRRDLNDNSYLNSRVFRGDRHTSLQDIGARRESDSISNATFFNRNDRYRSTTQFSGYSSPNQQNLRLSQSSLASSNPFESQPDSCPSSPMSSRRYRKKRRAPPPPKLVVQDYLATKDIESLASEIDEFVNNRKESLIKQEVREELPKANQPATISDSELSPSTSKAPQSIDIKQSNGIITIIEKEKVTTSDSKTKINTRTSPKPECNGTVHIIQSNEPKIPCTSTEGQKVTFSNKDSQIKPSTSKTPECVASIHINQSSEHITVCSEQKPNNDFVIQLDEKKVNKKQNGTIPVYIREEPLVIKDITNEADIPNNTEILKQSVILVDSKDSISPSTSKTQQSVAYNNVKPTNDSENASADLEPSDSPYVEDRKTNSFGTVKQISQIFEENISSSGPISLPKRNVEEIPNVNGSKSKIDENHFVSNVVQPNPAETTEVLQIREEFDLESDLRIGERFRNDRFRSSISAERESNATPTPRMRKKKSIKEVLESISRNQKILSESAAKGTKVYLTPSYAENRYNYPNELNNVNNRSSKEVTSTNISVSTSDTNELPSQNNLFISKISKFKGQFRESSPTSSNLDWNPLPKPSRAHNSASSSFNNGSC, from the exons ATGAGTTGGAATAAGCGAAATACTAGTCACATATCAATTTACAACTATCCGGAACATTTAAATCCCTTCTACGAAGATGATAACCACAAGCGCCTTCGATTTTGGGGGTTTAgcaaaaaaaagaacgaaaaTGGCAGGCATAGTTTGTCTATCGGAAACTTGCAAGAGTTGTG GAAATCATATTCTTTTCGTAAAAAGAAGTCTTCAACACTAGGaataaataaaacatcagagagCCCGCCGACCCTAAGACGAGATTTAAATGATAA TTCCTATTTGAATTCTAGAGTTTTTCGAGGTGACCGCCACACATCCCTTCAAGATATCGGTGCTAGAAGAGAG TCTGATTCAATCTCCAATGCGACATTCTTTAATCGCAATGATCGGTACAGAAGCACAACGCAGTTTTCTGGATATTCCTCGCCAAATCAACAGAACCTAAG GCTATCCCAATCTAGTCTTGCAAGCTCAAATCCTTTCGAATCGCAACCGGATTCGTGTCCTAGCTCCCCGATGAGTAGTAGAAGATATCGGAAGAAGAGGAGAGCTCCGCCGCCGCCAAAACTAGTG GTCCAGGACTACCTAGCTACCAAAGACATCGAGTCTCTTGCCTCTGAAATTGACGAGTTTGTTAACAACAGAAAAGAATCTTTAATAAAACAAGAAGTTCGAGAGGAACTACCGAAAGCAAATCAACCTGCAACGATCTCCGATAGCGAACTTAGCCCCAGCACGTCCAAAGCACCACAAAGCATTGATATAAAGCAATCCAATGGAATAATCACAATCATTGAAAAGGAAAAGGTCACTACCTCTGACTCTAAAACCAAAATTAATACCCGCACTTCCCCAAAACCAGAATGCAATGGCACAGTACACATAATACAGTCCAATGAACCTAAAATACCGTGCACATCCACTGAGGGGCAAAAGGTCACTTTCTCTAACAAAGATAGCCAAATCAAACCCAGCACTTCCAAAACACCTGAGTGTGTTGCCAGCATTCATATTAACCAATCCTCTGAACACATAACAGTATGCTCCgaacaaaaaccaaataacGATTTTGTCATTCAACTCGATGAAAAGAAAGTTAACAAAAAGCAAAACGGCACCATACCTGTTTATATCAGAGAGGAGCCCTTAGTAATTAAGGACATTACAAATGAGGCAGATATTCCAAATAATACAGAAATTTTGAAGCAATCAGTCATTTTGGTAGATTCTAAAGACTCTATTAGCCCTAGCACTTCCAAAACACAACAGTCTGTTGCCTATAATAATGTCAAACCAACCAATGATTCTGAAAATGCGAGCGCAGATCTGGAGCCAAGTGATAGCCCATATGTAGAAGATAGAAAAACGAATTCATTTGGCACGGTCAAGCAAATTTCTCAGATCTTTGAAGAGAACATTAGTTCCAGTGGTCCTATCAGTCTTCCAAAAAGAAATGTGGAAGAAATACCAAACGTAAACGGTTCAAAATCAAAGATTGATGAAAACCACTTTGTTTCAAATGTAGTTCAACCAAACCCAGCTGAAACTACCGAAGTTTTACAAATAAGAGAAGAGTTTGATCTGGAAAGTGATTTAAGAATTGGAGAAAGGTTTAGAAACGATCGCTTCCGGTCTTCAATCTCAGCTGAACGGGAATCAAATGCTACACCAACACCGCGGATGAGGAAGAAGAAGTCCATTAAGGAAGTGCTAGAATCTATAAGCCGAAATCAGAAGATTTTAAGTGAAAGCGCAGCCAAGGGCAcaaaagtttatttaacaCCCTCCTATGCGGAAAATAGATACAACTATCCCAATGAGTTAAATAACGTTAATAATAGATCTTCCAAGGAAGTGACGTCTACCAATATTTCTGTTAGTACCTCGGATACCAATGAATTACCAtcccaaaataatttgtttataagCAAGATAAGCAAATTCAAGGGTCAGTTCAGGGAGTCATCTCCTACTTCATCAAACTTGGACTGGAACCCATTGCCTAAACCAAGTCGAGCTCATAATTCAGCTAGTTCTAGTTTCAACAACGGCTCGTGTTAA
- the LOC108021426 gene encoding mitochondrial basic amino acids transporter isoform X1: MHPISLIFRVSNGKDPSSYSGPETGDILLKATSETLSPKMVVDFVAGLIGGAAGVLVGHPFDTVKVHLQTDDPRNPKYKGTFHCFRTILQRDSFRGLYRGISSPMGGIGLVNAIVFGVYGNVQRLSSDPNSLTSHFYAGSIAGIAQAFVCAPMELAKTRLQLSSQIDSGIKFTGPIHCLKHILKTEGIRGTFKGLTATILRDIPGFASYFVSFEYLMRQVETASIPYTLMAGGCAGMSSWLACYPIDVVKTHMQADALGSQAKYNGFIDCAIKGFKNEGPQFFFRGLNSTLIRAFPMNAACFFVVSWILDFFNAKNGVDSVMHADQPLTLVNLDNRTQADLETTSPTVEEVVRKIITDNAIAHQYVPKPQDVVHNQFASSTINLSKESKSRLASDCNLK, from the exons ATGCATCCTATTTCACTTATATTTCGTGTTAGCAATGGAAag gATCCATCTTCCTATAGCGGTCCAGAGACCGGGGATATACTACTGAAGGCTACCTCTGAGACTTTATCGCCAAAAATGGTTGTGGATTTTGTCGCCGGGCTGATCGGAG GTGCGGCTGGGGTTCTTGTTGGCCACCCCTTCGATACCGTGAAAGTCCATTTGCAAACCGATGATCCTCGTAACCCCAAATACAAAGGCACATTCCACTGCTTTCGGACGATACTGCAAAGAGACAGCTTCAGAGGATTGTATCGAGGAATTAGCAGCCCCATGGGTGGAATTGGATTGGTGAACGCCATCGTTTTCGGAGTGTACGGAAATGTTCAGCGATTGTCCAGCGACCCCAATTCGCTGACGTCGCACTTCTACGCGGGCTCTATCGCTGGCATAGCCCAAGCTTTCGTCTGTGCACCCATGGAGCTGGCCAAAACGAGACTCCAATTGTCGTCGCAGATTGACAGCGGAATAAAATTTACTGGACCCATACACTGCCTTAAACACATTCTGAAAACCGAGGGTATTAGAGGGACTTTTAAGGGGCTAACTGCCACCATTCTAAGAGATATTCCAG GCTTTGCTAGCTACTTTGTTTCCTTCGAGTATCTCATGCGCCAAGTGGAAACTGCGAGTATTCCGTACACTCTAATGGCCGGAGGATGTGCGGGGATGTCTTCCTGGTTGGCCTGCTATCCCATCGACGTGGTCAAAACCCACATGCAAGCAGATGCCCTGGGCTCGCAGGCCAAATATAATGGATTCATCGACTGTGCAATAAAAGGCTTTAAAAACGAGGGCccgcaatttttttttcgcgGGTTAAACTCGACTTTGATCAGAGCATTTCCGATGAACGCCGCCTGCTTCTTTGTGGTGTCCTGGATACTGGACTTTTTCAATGCCAAGAATGGCGTGGATTCCGTAATGCACGCTGATCAGCCACTAACCCTTGTGAACTTGGACAATAGGACTCAAGCGGATTTGGAGACGACGTCGCCAACGGTGGAGGAAGTTGTGCGGAAAATAATAACGGACAATGCCATAGCTCATCAGTATGTTCCCAAGCCTCAGGACGTCGTTCACAACCAATTTGCAAGTAGCACAATTAACCTTTCCAAGGAATCAAAATCCCGTTTAGCATCCGattgtaatttaaaataa
- the LOC108020999 gene encoding uncharacterized protein isoform X2, translated as MSWNKRNTSHISIYNYPEHLNPFYEDDNHKRLRFWGFSKKKNENGRHSLSIGNLQELWKSYSFRKKKSSTLGINKTSESPPTLRRDLNDKVFRGDRHTSLQDIGARRESDSISNATFFNRNDRYRSTTQFSGYSSPNQQNLRLSQSSLASSNPFESQPDSCPSSPMSSRRYRKKRRAPPPPKLVVQDYLATKDIESLASEIDEFVNNRKESLIKQEVREELPKANQPATISDSELSPSTSKAPQSIDIKQSNGIITIIEKEKVTTSDSKTKINTRTSPKPECNGTVHIIQSNEPKIPCTSTEGQKVTFSNKDSQIKPSTSKTPECVASIHINQSSEHITVCSEQKPNNDFVIQLDEKKVNKKQNGTIPVYIREEPLVIKDITNEADIPNNTEILKQSVILVDSKDSISPSTSKTQQSVAYNNVKPTNDSENASADLEPSDSPYVEDRKTNSFGTVKQISQIFEENISSSGPISLPKRNVEEIPNVNGSKSKIDENHFVSNVVQPNPAETTEVLQIREEFDLESDLRIGERFRNDRFRSSISAERESNATPTPRMRKKKSIKEVLESISRNQKILSESAAKGTKVYLTPSYAENRYNYPNELNNVNNRSSKEVTSTNISVSTSDTNELPSQNNLFISKISKFKGQFRESSPTSSNLDWNPLPKPSRAHNSASSSFNNGSC; from the exons ATGAGTTGGAATAAGCGAAATACTAGTCACATATCAATTTACAACTATCCGGAACATTTAAATCCCTTCTACGAAGATGATAACCACAAGCGCCTTCGATTTTGGGGGTTTAgcaaaaaaaagaacgaaaaTGGCAGGCATAGTTTGTCTATCGGAAACTTGCAAGAGTTGTG GAAATCATATTCTTTTCGTAAAAAGAAGTCTTCAACACTAGGaataaataaaacatcagagagCCCGCCGACCCTAAGACGAGATTTAAATGATAA AGTTTTTCGAGGTGACCGCCACACATCCCTTCAAGATATCGGTGCTAGAAGAGAG TCTGATTCAATCTCCAATGCGACATTCTTTAATCGCAATGATCGGTACAGAAGCACAACGCAGTTTTCTGGATATTCCTCGCCAAATCAACAGAACCTAAG GCTATCCCAATCTAGTCTTGCAAGCTCAAATCCTTTCGAATCGCAACCGGATTCGTGTCCTAGCTCCCCGATGAGTAGTAGAAGATATCGGAAGAAGAGGAGAGCTCCGCCGCCGCCAAAACTAGTG GTCCAGGACTACCTAGCTACCAAAGACATCGAGTCTCTTGCCTCTGAAATTGACGAGTTTGTTAACAACAGAAAAGAATCTTTAATAAAACAAGAAGTTCGAGAGGAACTACCGAAAGCAAATCAACCTGCAACGATCTCCGATAGCGAACTTAGCCCCAGCACGTCCAAAGCACCACAAAGCATTGATATAAAGCAATCCAATGGAATAATCACAATCATTGAAAAGGAAAAGGTCACTACCTCTGACTCTAAAACCAAAATTAATACCCGCACTTCCCCAAAACCAGAATGCAATGGCACAGTACACATAATACAGTCCAATGAACCTAAAATACCGTGCACATCCACTGAGGGGCAAAAGGTCACTTTCTCTAACAAAGATAGCCAAATCAAACCCAGCACTTCCAAAACACCTGAGTGTGTTGCCAGCATTCATATTAACCAATCCTCTGAACACATAACAGTATGCTCCgaacaaaaaccaaataacGATTTTGTCATTCAACTCGATGAAAAGAAAGTTAACAAAAAGCAAAACGGCACCATACCTGTTTATATCAGAGAGGAGCCCTTAGTAATTAAGGACATTACAAATGAGGCAGATATTCCAAATAATACAGAAATTTTGAAGCAATCAGTCATTTTGGTAGATTCTAAAGACTCTATTAGCCCTAGCACTTCCAAAACACAACAGTCTGTTGCCTATAATAATGTCAAACCAACCAATGATTCTGAAAATGCGAGCGCAGATCTGGAGCCAAGTGATAGCCCATATGTAGAAGATAGAAAAACGAATTCATTTGGCACGGTCAAGCAAATTTCTCAGATCTTTGAAGAGAACATTAGTTCCAGTGGTCCTATCAGTCTTCCAAAAAGAAATGTGGAAGAAATACCAAACGTAAACGGTTCAAAATCAAAGATTGATGAAAACCACTTTGTTTCAAATGTAGTTCAACCAAACCCAGCTGAAACTACCGAAGTTTTACAAATAAGAGAAGAGTTTGATCTGGAAAGTGATTTAAGAATTGGAGAAAGGTTTAGAAACGATCGCTTCCGGTCTTCAATCTCAGCTGAACGGGAATCAAATGCTACACCAACACCGCGGATGAGGAAGAAGAAGTCCATTAAGGAAGTGCTAGAATCTATAAGCCGAAATCAGAAGATTTTAAGTGAAAGCGCAGCCAAGGGCAcaaaagtttatttaacaCCCTCCTATGCGGAAAATAGATACAACTATCCCAATGAGTTAAATAACGTTAATAATAGATCTTCCAAGGAAGTGACGTCTACCAATATTTCTGTTAGTACCTCGGATACCAATGAATTACCAtcccaaaataatttgtttataagCAAGATAAGCAAATTCAAGGGTCAGTTCAGGGAGTCATCTCCTACTTCATCAAACTTGGACTGGAACCCATTGCCTAAACCAAGTCGAGCTCATAATTCAGCTAGTTCTAGTTTCAACAACGGCTCGTGTTAA
- the LOC108021426 gene encoding mitochondrial basic amino acids transporter isoform X2: MVVDFVAGLIGGAAGVLVGHPFDTVKVHLQTDDPRNPKYKGTFHCFRTILQRDSFRGLYRGISSPMGGIGLVNAIVFGVYGNVQRLSSDPNSLTSHFYAGSIAGIAQAFVCAPMELAKTRLQLSSQIDSGIKFTGPIHCLKHILKTEGIRGTFKGLTATILRDIPGFASYFVSFEYLMRQVETASIPYTLMAGGCAGMSSWLACYPIDVVKTHMQADALGSQAKYNGFIDCAIKGFKNEGPQFFFRGLNSTLIRAFPMNAACFFVVSWILDFFNAKNGVDSVMHADQPLTLVNLDNRTQADLETTSPTVEEVVRKIITDNAIAHQYVPKPQDVVHNQFASSTINLSKESKSRLASDCNLK; encoded by the exons ATGGTTGTGGATTTTGTCGCCGGGCTGATCGGAG GTGCGGCTGGGGTTCTTGTTGGCCACCCCTTCGATACCGTGAAAGTCCATTTGCAAACCGATGATCCTCGTAACCCCAAATACAAAGGCACATTCCACTGCTTTCGGACGATACTGCAAAGAGACAGCTTCAGAGGATTGTATCGAGGAATTAGCAGCCCCATGGGTGGAATTGGATTGGTGAACGCCATCGTTTTCGGAGTGTACGGAAATGTTCAGCGATTGTCCAGCGACCCCAATTCGCTGACGTCGCACTTCTACGCGGGCTCTATCGCTGGCATAGCCCAAGCTTTCGTCTGTGCACCCATGGAGCTGGCCAAAACGAGACTCCAATTGTCGTCGCAGATTGACAGCGGAATAAAATTTACTGGACCCATACACTGCCTTAAACACATTCTGAAAACCGAGGGTATTAGAGGGACTTTTAAGGGGCTAACTGCCACCATTCTAAGAGATATTCCAG GCTTTGCTAGCTACTTTGTTTCCTTCGAGTATCTCATGCGCCAAGTGGAAACTGCGAGTATTCCGTACACTCTAATGGCCGGAGGATGTGCGGGGATGTCTTCCTGGTTGGCCTGCTATCCCATCGACGTGGTCAAAACCCACATGCAAGCAGATGCCCTGGGCTCGCAGGCCAAATATAATGGATTCATCGACTGTGCAATAAAAGGCTTTAAAAACGAGGGCccgcaatttttttttcgcgGGTTAAACTCGACTTTGATCAGAGCATTTCCGATGAACGCCGCCTGCTTCTTTGTGGTGTCCTGGATACTGGACTTTTTCAATGCCAAGAATGGCGTGGATTCCGTAATGCACGCTGATCAGCCACTAACCCTTGTGAACTTGGACAATAGGACTCAAGCGGATTTGGAGACGACGTCGCCAACGGTGGAGGAAGTTGTGCGGAAAATAATAACGGACAATGCCATAGCTCATCAGTATGTTCCCAAGCCTCAGGACGTCGTTCACAACCAATTTGCAAGTAGCACAATTAACCTTTCCAAGGAATCAAAATCCCGTTTAGCATCCGattgtaatttaaaataa
- the LOC108021000 gene encoding BOS complex subunit NCLN — MNEADSLAEIFRGGLPHCLIIVFSMLLICSPVMPSEFEVISMSKYDLNGQHYGSRVAAISLEARSLYSWNTSRHCVLTRLTDLSIHDFDKLRQSAGGLVLMLPSNILDLDLETKELITILEQSMLTHTAAVPIYFAPYNKDLEKIIDDITYTTTDNAGQNQTALGQLIVTVSANRYHVNVGGGSIVANKNSKVPIIHGELIPNQLALKPTEAVGDVQKLPVILITANLKTFGIYNDYPVNADAAVLLVLMELFSKLHYTSSMAPKYRLRFLLSDAGVLLNFQGSKKWLEVDDNALQNVEFVLCLDTITESLSYSADNALYMHVSKPPKDKTSISNFFKLLKSSAEKYSNGLTVEGVHKKINLADTKLAWEHERFSIKRYPSFTLSSVKSPRSPIRTTIFKNDESSIVEHTLNTSRIIAEALASFMYKVDPISSIFDGQLAIKEENILPYFGVKSILHNNDVKDAFEKYLNNVKIIYDKPDGRDPEFMFYNENDVKLNVYRVKPAIFDLFLTIVIGVYLLAVFLAIQYFPRFYDEVSKLTKEDPVGQLNGHSSERLKMKSH, encoded by the exons ATGAATGAAGCGGACAGTCTTGCGGAAATTTTTAGAGGCGGCTTACCTCACTGCCTTATcattgttttttctatgttgTTAATATGCTCACCGGTAATGCCAAGCGAATTCGAGGTTATTTCCATGTCCAAATACGATCTAAATGGGCAACATTATG GAAGCCGGGTAGCTGCAATATCTCTTGAAGCGAGATCTTTGTATTCATGGAACACCTCTAGGCACTGTGTTCTCACACG GTTAACCGACTTGTCTATTCACGATTTTGACAAATTAAGGCAAAGTGCTGGAGGACTAGTCCTTATGTTGCCGTCGAACATCTTGGATCTAGATCTAGAAACCAAAGAACTTATAACTATTTTAGAGCAATCCATGCTGACACATACAGCTGCGGTGCCCATATACTTTGCACCGTACAATAAGGATTTGGAAAAGATCATCGATGACATTACCTATACGACCACGGATAACGCGGGTCAAAATCAAACGGCTCTGGGGCAGTTGATTGTAACAGTTTCGGCCAACAGATACCATGTGAATGTTGGGGGAGGAAGTATTGTGGCCAATAAGAACAGCAAAGTTCCTATTATCCACGGCGAACTGATTCCAAATCAGTTGGCCCTAAAACCCACAGAAGCAGTTGGCGATGTGCAGAAACTTCCAGTCATCTTGATAACCGCAAATCTAAAAACCTTTGGAATATATAAT GATTATCCAGTGAATGCTGATGCTGCTGTTCTACTGGTGCTAATGGAACTGTTTAGCAAATTGCACTACACATCAAGTATGGCACCGAAGTATCGCCTCCGATTTCTGCTTTCGGACGCTGGCGTCCTACTAAACTTCCAGGGCTCAAAGAAGTGGCTCGAGGTTGATGATAATGCACTACAG AACGTTGAGTTTGTTCTCTGTTTGGACACCATAACCGAAAGTTTATCTTACTCTGCAGACAATGCTTTGTACATGCATGTTTCTAAGCCACCCAAGGATAAGACTTCTATCAGTAATTTCTTCAAGCTCTTGAAATCATCAGCTGAGAAGTATTCGAATGGACTAACGGTGGAGGGTGTCCATAAGAAGATCAACCTAGCTGACACCAAACTTGCATGGGAGCATGAGCGCTTCAGCATCAAACGCTACCCTTCATTTACCTTGTCGTCCGTAAAGAGTCCGAGAAGCCCCATCCGGACCACGATATTCAAAAACGATGAGAGCAGCATTGTGGAACACACTCTGAACACGTCGCGAATTATTGCGGAAGCTCTGGCTAGTTTTATGTACAAAGTGGATCCGATTTCCAGCATTTTCGATGGGCAACTG GCTATTAAAGAAGAAAACATCTTGCCATACTTTGGAGTTAAATCCATACTGCATAATAACGACGTAAAGGATGCTTTCGAAAAATACCTTAACAATGTTAAAATCATTTACGATAAGCCTGATGGTAGAGATCCGGAATTTATGTTCTATAATGAGAACGATGTGAAACTGAATGTTTATAGAGTTAAGCCGGCGATCTTCGATCTCTTCCTAACCATTGTTATTGGCGTTTATCTATTGGCTGTATTCCTCGCTATACAATACTTTCCCCGTTTCTACGACGAAGTATCGAAGTTAACAAAAGAGGATCCCGTGGGACAACTCAATGGACACTCTTCTGAACGACTTAAAATGAAATCCCATTAG
- the LOC108021426 gene encoding mitochondrial basic amino acids transporter isoform X3, with the protein MGGIGLVNAIVFGVYGNVQRLSSDPNSLTSHFYAGSIAGIAQAFVCAPMELAKTRLQLSSQIDSGIKFTGPIHCLKHILKTEGIRGTFKGLTATILRDIPGFASYFVSFEYLMRQVETASIPYTLMAGGCAGMSSWLACYPIDVVKTHMQADALGSQAKYNGFIDCAIKGFKNEGPQFFFRGLNSTLIRAFPMNAACFFVVSWILDFFNAKNGVDSVMHADQPLTLVNLDNRTQADLETTSPTVEEVVRKIITDNAIAHQYVPKPQDVVHNQFASSTINLSKESKSRLASDCNLK; encoded by the exons ATGGGTGGAATTGGATTGGTGAACGCCATCGTTTTCGGAGTGTACGGAAATGTTCAGCGATTGTCCAGCGACCCCAATTCGCTGACGTCGCACTTCTACGCGGGCTCTATCGCTGGCATAGCCCAAGCTTTCGTCTGTGCACCCATGGAGCTGGCCAAAACGAGACTCCAATTGTCGTCGCAGATTGACAGCGGAATAAAATTTACTGGACCCATACACTGCCTTAAACACATTCTGAAAACCGAGGGTATTAGAGGGACTTTTAAGGGGCTAACTGCCACCATTCTAAGAGATATTCCAG GCTTTGCTAGCTACTTTGTTTCCTTCGAGTATCTCATGCGCCAAGTGGAAACTGCGAGTATTCCGTACACTCTAATGGCCGGAGGATGTGCGGGGATGTCTTCCTGGTTGGCCTGCTATCCCATCGACGTGGTCAAAACCCACATGCAAGCAGATGCCCTGGGCTCGCAGGCCAAATATAATGGATTCATCGACTGTGCAATAAAAGGCTTTAAAAACGAGGGCccgcaatttttttttcgcgGGTTAAACTCGACTTTGATCAGAGCATTTCCGATGAACGCCGCCTGCTTCTTTGTGGTGTCCTGGATACTGGACTTTTTCAATGCCAAGAATGGCGTGGATTCCGTAATGCACGCTGATCAGCCACTAACCCTTGTGAACTTGGACAATAGGACTCAAGCGGATTTGGAGACGACGTCGCCAACGGTGGAGGAAGTTGTGCGGAAAATAATAACGGACAATGCCATAGCTCATCAGTATGTTCCCAAGCCTCAGGACGTCGTTCACAACCAATTTGCAAGTAGCACAATTAACCTTTCCAAGGAATCAAAATCCCGTTTAGCATCCGattgtaatttaaaataa